AATCAGCCAGTCTGCCGCGTCCTCGGGCAAAAATAGGACGACCACGATGACAGGCGCCGCCGTCTCCGTCGAGCGTGCCTTGTCGTAGTGCCTCACGCTCATGGCGAACGAGTAGTGGTCCTTCTCGTCGACGGGTTCGCGGCTCGTCGATTTGAGCTGAACGTCCGCCGTGAAGTTCGTGTAGACGGAGTCGGGAAAGAAGCGCTCTTTTGCTCGCAGGACGGCATCGACCCCTGCGCCGTCGCTGTGGCGGCCGGTGACCTCGCACGCGAACCCGGCACGTGCCGCGATGGCGTGCAGGTACGCGTAGCTGAGCTCACTCTTGATGTTGTTGTCCGACAGTAACATGGGTCTCCACACCCAGAGGGCGCACCATGCCACAGGCCTGAAGTCGGTGGAAGAGGCAAGGCGCGGCGGCGTCAGGGCACGATCATCGCCGCCACCTGTATCGCATTCGCCACCCCGGGGGCACCTCGGCGCCGAGGACGGCGTCTGCGGTAGCTCGGTCGTCGTCGCTTCGCTCCAGGCGCCGTCCTTTCCTCGCACGAAATGGCTCCCCTCGTTCAGCACGCCTCCGCCGTCCACGAGCGTCGAGGGCCGGGAATGCGACGAAATTCTGCCCGGACCGGCTTTCCCTTGACATTCGAGGTGGGGGCGTCGATAGGGTGGCAGCATGCGCACCAGAACTTTTCTCCAGCATCTCCTCCCTGGTATTTTCCTATTGCCCCTCGTCTCCGCGCTCGGATGTAATGGCGCCGATGCCACGCCGAATCGCGCGAAATCGCTCGACCTCGGCGCGGCCGTCTCCGCGCTGACGGCGCCGCGCTGGGACAATGCCCCGGCGATGAACGTCTCGCGGAGCGGGCACACGGCGACGCGCCTGTCCGACGGCAAGGTCCTCGCGGCCGGCGGCGGGAATGCCTCCGCCGAGGTGTACGACCCCGCCACGAATACGTGGACGCTCGTCGCCCCGATGAGCACGGCGCACACGAACCACACGGCGACGCTCCTGCCCGATGGCAAGGTCCTCGTGGTCGGCGGAGGGACCGGCGCCGTCGAGGTGTACGACCCCGCCACGAATACGTGGACGGCCCGCGCGCCGCTGAACACGCCACGCTCGGCGCATACCGCGACGCTCTTGCCGGATGGGAAAATCTTCGTGGCCGCCGGCATCCAGGTGGACGACGCGGCGATCACCGGGTCC
This genomic stretch from Polyangium spumosum harbors:
- a CDS encoding DUF4365 domain-containing protein; the protein is MLLSDNNIKSELSYAYLHAIAARAGFACEVTGRHSDGAGVDAVLRAKERFFPDSVYTNFTADVQLKSTSREPVDEKDHYSFAMSVRHYDKARSTETAAPVIVVVLFLPEDAADWLIHSEDSLITKRCAYWVSLYGAPPSANATAQTVYVPKSNCLSVDALRALMGRFSRQERILYASP